One part of the Pecten maximus chromosome 1, xPecMax1.1, whole genome shotgun sequence genome encodes these proteins:
- the LOC117332578 gene encoding mediator of RNA polymerase II transcription subunit 9-like encodes MADQAAENELSFLALVCDVLKSIEKESHDVSQKMTDLKSQLQRARECVEKMPGIQYSKTEQLKQIDVLRNQLAVKTELLQKYKHMQTFDLSQ; translated from the exons ATGGCTGATCAAGCGGCAGAAAATGAACTGAGTTTCTTGGCATTGGTTTGCGACGTTCTCAAAAG tATCGAAAAAGAATCTCATGATGTGTCCCAGAAGATGACCGATTTGAAGAGTCAACTACAGCGAGCAAGAGAATGTGTTGAGAAAATGCCTGGGATTCAGTACAGCAAGACAGAACAGCTAAAACAGATAGATGTCCTTCGTAACCAGCTAGCTGTCAAAACCGAGTTACTTCAGAAGTACAAACACATGCAGACATTTGATTTGTCTCAGTAA
- the LOC117332558 gene encoding gem-associated protein 6-like: MNIQMSDIKNEDVQKHPIFHKDPEQWMQYINKEVLVVTEDESEWTGWVYTVDPVSENIVLFVFEEDRTKMEVVMGHAIRTITILNSETQTHKDKFDQLFKTAEQRSFSEEEIEKRRHVLKLWLVKNLLPVSATGDNGEILSISDAVFIEPPYGPDNCRSTNEIILGRIQGLIKNMPADHESW, encoded by the coding sequence ATGAACATCCAAATGTCGGACATAAAAAATGAGGATGTGCAGAAGCACCCCATATTTCACAAAGACCCAGAGCAATGGATGCAGTACATCAACAAAGAAGTGTTGGTTGTAACCGAGGATGAATCTGAATGGACAGGGTGGGTGTATACTGTAGACCCAGTCTCAGAAAACATTGTTCTCTTTGTATTTGAAGAAGATAGGACCAAAATGGAAGTAGTGATGGGTCATGCTATCAGAACAATTACTATTCTCAACAGTGAGACACAGACTCACAAAGATAAGTTTGATCAGCTTTTTAAAACAGCTGAACAGAGAAGTTTCTCAGAAGAGGAGATAGAAAAGCGAAGACATGTTCTAAAACTGTGGCTTGTGAAGAATCTTCTTCCAGTTAGTGCTACAGGGGACAATGGTGAAATACTTTCTATATCTGATGCTGTGTTTATAGAGCCTCCTTACGGACCAGACAATTGTCGTAGTACAAACGAGATCATTCTGGGAAGGATTCAGGGCCTTATCAAGAACATGCCAGCAGATCATGAAAGCTGGTGA